In the genome of Taeniopygia guttata chromosome 26, bTaeGut7.mat, whole genome shotgun sequence, one region contains:
- the UQCC2 gene encoding ubiquinol-cytochrome c reductase complex assembly factor 2 — protein MAASRYRRFLRLCEEWPVEETKQQRDLGSFLRQRVAQAFREGENTPISDPEACDQMYESLVRIHTNFYKNKYPRLKDTTFTGVTVENCRTILATDILKQMEDRKKGTWKRLREKFSAKNPEEDLK, from the exons ATGGCCGCCAGCCGCTACCGCCGCTTCCTGCGGCTCTGCGAGGAGTGGCCGGTGGAGGAGACCAAGCAGCAGCGGGACCTGGGCTCGTTCCTGCGCCAGCGGGTGGCACAGGCCTTCCGCGAGGGCGAGAACACGCCG ATCTCCGACCCCGAGGCCTGTGACCAAATGTACGAGAGCTTAGTCAGGATCCACACCAATTTCTACAAAAACAAG TACCCACGCCTGAAGGACACCACCTTCACCGGGGTGACAGTGGAGAACTGCAGGACGATCCTGGCCACAG ACATTCTGAAACAGATggaagacaggaaaaaagggaCGTGGAAAAGACTGCGGGAAAAGTTCTCTGCCAAGAATCCTGAGGAGGACTTGAAGTGA